The genomic window tcaacaaaaaGCTCTGTGTGTGATCGTTTAGTGGGCCTCCTGCGCATCCTAGAAATGTTAACTCAAAAGAGCCACTCTCGTTTGAAAACATGCTATATGCACCACCTTTCCAAACTCGGATTTGATAGCTCTAAGCATAGACGACATTCTGCTCTTCGATTTAGTAGTTGTCAGGGTCTTAATTTCAAGCTGGACTACCTTTAAAAAAACGTTTCTTTAAGGTAATGTACGGCTAAAGAAAAGTTGATGAATCGACAATGAGAtaggagaaaaaaagaactgaGAGAGGAGTGAAGAGAGGACCATCGCTTGCCTAAGTGGTCAGGAGTAAAAGTCTGAAGGATAGTAGTTATTAACATATCTCTGACCGTAGATGCGTCGAGTTTTTTGTGTACgtaatatacatatatgtagGGAAATCCAGAATGGAGGAAAGAAATAGAGATAGTGAGATAAAAAGATTAGAGAGGTTAAagataataaaaaaataaaatcgtCCATCCCATCATCTTTTTATGATTATTTATGAGGTGCATTCAGTTCCGTAAGCGCTATAGAGAGAATCGGAGAGggaaagaataaaataaactATACCTTCTGCGTACCGTATCCCTTGATGTCTTTGGCGAACTCCCACGACATATTCTCGACTTGCAAGTTCTTTTCGATATTTAGTCCTAGGTCATTGTCAATAATGGCCAAGGAGAACTTACGCGAACTACGTGCGTCACGGTAGTATAATATTTTCATCGCTTCTAGAATGGCCTTCTTGGCAGTATCTAGGGTAACATTCTTGAcatctttttcatcatctacGAGTTTTCTTAGTAGAGGCAAGGCCAAGTGTGCACCAAACCCTGTTGCCAAAGTTGGTGAAGAGTATGTGACACCTAATAGGTTCACGTATCTCAAGAATGGCTTGCCGTCTTCTGTTCCTCCGACAATGATAGCATTCCACAATGGATCTAGTTTGGACCTTCTTTGATACATCACAGACGATAGGTACTCAAAGACATAACTAGGCTTCAATTGCTCCTCGTTTTCTGCATATGCACTGTCATAGTTGTTCTCGATCTCCAAATCGTCAAGTAGATGTTGAATATACTGCATATCAGAAATATCCCCGGAAACACCAACAACGGTATTAGGGCCCACTTTAATCAATCTCTCCTCATTAGTGAAACGCAATAGCGAGCCATAAGCACCTAGGTTATCAGCTGCAATAATAACACCGTTATTGTACTTGATACTGATCACAGATGTACCAGTGATAATAGGGTTTTGGGTGTTCATTTTTGGGTTGTTAGACGCTTGAGCGATAGCATGGTTGTATGCACCGTAATGCTCATCGGATGGCCTACCCCAAGCAAATGGATCGTGGTTCATGTTGAATACCGTTTATTGGAGCAATCTCTATATAGTACCTGCACTTGCAATTGCTGTCCTGTCCGCTGCACCTTCTTTCCTCAGTTAAATAGTGGCAAATCTACGTATTAATTGCAGTTGTAGCTTAAACTAAATATTAAGACATCAAAGGATATTTTAAAGAGAAATAAGGAAGGGTAACACAGAAAATACAGAAGACATTGTATTTGACCTCCAAGAGTCCCGAAGGCATGGTGTTTGGTTATTTATGGTTCTGGTTGAGGTTTTAGTAGGAAGGAACCCTGCTATTTGGCAAGATCTAACCTTGCGGCCAGCAACCTTTCAGTTTTTATCAGTTCTTATCGAAACCTGTATATTTAACATTCACtcacacacatatatatgtacatgtGTAATAGTAACGATAACTAGTAATAGTAAATAGTAAATAGTAAAACGTCAATTGTCATTAATAGAACTCGACGTTGATCTTAACCTTATCACTTGATCCGCGAGAGAGCTTTctgatcttcttttgaagagTAATGATTCTTTGCCTTACAGAAGCAATCGTTTTCAAATCATTACGGTTGATTTTAACAACGACTTCGAATACCCTCTTGTTTGAATTACCTGTGGTGTTAGTTGTCGACGTTGTTATTGGCTTATCGCCGTTTGCCAGATTTTCGTCAATCGACAACGCCTGTGTTTCATTTACcaactcttctttctctgaGGTACTGAAATGGAAAACACCGTCTCCAATGTTACCACCTGGGTGAACACCGCAAATAACGTACATGATAGTACCGATGTATTTGGTCCACCATATAGTCCTTTCACGCTCTAGTTTGTCACCATCCCTTA from Kluyveromyces marxianus DMKU3-1042 DNA, complete genome, chromosome 6 includes these protein-coding regions:
- the PRE4 gene encoding proteasome core particle subunit beta 7; protein product: MNHDPFAWGRPSDEHYGAYNHAIAQASNNPKMNTQNPIITGTSVISIKYNNGVIIAADNLGAYGSLLRFTNEERLIKVGPNTVVGVSGDISDMQYIQHLLDDLEIENNYDSAYAENEEQLKPSYVFEYLSSVMYQRRSKLDPLWNAIIVGGTEDGKPFLRYVNLLGVTYSSPTLATGFGAHLALPLLRKLVDDEKDVKNVTLDTAKKAILEAMKILYYRDARSSRKFSLAIIDNDLGLNIEKNLQVENMSWEFAKDIKGYGTQKV